In one window of Pseudoalteromonas sp. GCY DNA:
- a CDS encoding RecQ family ATP-dependent DNA helicase, whose product MTQQHQLFQTLQSTFGHTTLRPGQSEVIEFILQGQSAIAIFATGAGKSLCYQLPAIMKQGMCLVVSPLLALMHEQRDYLQSKGVATACLDSTQSKEETLRIENAVRSNALKVLFISVERLNSQKARTLLSQSNISFLVIDEAHCISEWGHNFRPDYLKVAKYRHELGINQVLLLTATATNKVARDMAGKFDVSDQNIVRTGFYRKNLFLSAVHISESQKDEYLLAFLKKAKGAGIVYVTQQKQAEEVAKMITACGFPAEAFHASLQSEKKAQIQADFLAKANLIVVATIAFGMGVDKPDVRWVLHYDMPKSIEGYSQEVGRAGRDGDNAHCVALINNEKIATLENFVYASALERESLTLLFNELFGDPTTDYHLNEYNLAYKTNINQLVLKTLIVQLELQGYLQVNYSYFAELSIAFTQDKDKILAKYSPERQLFLTQLFSCFEFKKKWGLLSHQALSEQNIPLTKAQEVVEYLQNQQLIEVKVAKYTSVYSKPTQQVNINELVESFYQQSQIKEQGELARLRHLLKFFQLTSCYHKALASYFGDTHAPEQCGHCGVCSGKHLIVNAQESHELDIETTRNILRDASQFASQRGVNFSTHLKTLFLLGLNCPYFTKYKFRQLEGFGSLSGIKYEKAKALIMERAL is encoded by the coding sequence ATGACTCAACAACACCAACTCTTTCAAACACTACAAAGCACATTTGGGCATACAACACTTCGCCCAGGGCAATCGGAAGTTATAGAATTTATACTACAAGGCCAAAGTGCAATCGCTATTTTTGCAACTGGTGCGGGCAAGTCGTTGTGTTATCAGTTACCAGCAATAATGAAGCAAGGAATGTGTTTAGTCGTTTCACCACTATTGGCACTAATGCACGAGCAACGAGATTACCTACAAAGTAAAGGAGTTGCGACGGCTTGTCTTGATAGTACTCAGAGCAAAGAAGAAACGTTGCGTATAGAAAATGCGGTGCGAAGCAATGCACTTAAAGTCCTCTTTATATCAGTCGAGCGGCTGAATAGCCAAAAAGCACGTACCTTGTTATCACAAAGCAATATCTCTTTTCTTGTCATTGATGAGGCACATTGTATTTCTGAGTGGGGACATAATTTCAGGCCAGATTACCTAAAAGTGGCTAAGTATAGACATGAACTTGGTATCAACCAAGTGCTATTACTCACCGCGACAGCAACAAATAAAGTTGCACGCGATATGGCGGGTAAATTCGATGTATCCGATCAAAATATCGTTAGAACGGGCTTTTACCGGAAGAATCTATTCTTAAGTGCGGTGCATATTAGCGAATCTCAAAAAGACGAATATTTACTCGCCTTTTTAAAAAAGGCAAAAGGCGCAGGTATCGTTTATGTCACCCAGCAAAAGCAAGCAGAAGAAGTAGCAAAAATGATAACTGCTTGTGGCTTTCCTGCAGAAGCTTTTCATGCATCATTGCAGAGCGAGAAAAAGGCCCAAATTCAAGCTGACTTTCTAGCGAAAGCTAATCTTATCGTTGTTGCTACTATTGCATTTGGGATGGGTGTAGACAAACCCGATGTTCGTTGGGTACTGCACTATGATATGCCAAAATCTATTGAGGGATATAGCCAAGAAGTGGGTAGGGCAGGGAGAGATGGCGATAATGCACATTGCGTTGCTTTAATTAATAATGAAAAAATTGCCACATTAGAGAACTTCGTTTATGCCAGTGCGTTAGAGCGTGAGTCATTAACACTGCTTTTTAACGAACTTTTCGGTGATCCAACTACAGATTACCACCTCAATGAATACAATCTCGCTTATAAAACCAATATCAATCAATTGGTACTAAAAACACTTATCGTCCAGCTCGAACTTCAAGGTTACTTACAGGTAAACTACAGTTACTTTGCCGAACTAAGCATCGCATTCACCCAAGACAAAGATAAAATATTAGCGAAGTACTCGCCCGAGCGACAACTGTTTTTGACTCAGCTATTCTCGTGTTTTGAATTCAAAAAGAAATGGGGATTGCTTTCACATCAAGCATTAAGCGAGCAAAACATCCCACTGACTAAAGCGCAAGAAGTCGTTGAGTATTTGCAAAACCAACAACTGATTGAAGTAAAAGTCGCTAAATATACGTCGGTTTATTCAAAGCCTACTCAACAAGTTAACATTAATGAACTGGTTGAGTCTTTCTACCAGCAGTCACAAATTAAAGAGCAAGGCGAACTTGCACGGCTAAGACATTTACTCAAATTTTTCCAACTGACTTCATGCTACCACAAAGCGCTCGCCAGCTATTTCGGCGACACGCACGCACCAGAGCAATGTGGCCATTGCGGAGTCTGCAGCGGTAAGCATCTGATCGTCAATGCACAAGAGAGCCACGAATTAGATATTGAAACGACACGAAATATATTAAGAGATGCTTCACAGTTTGCATCGCAACGCGGCGTTAACTTTTCGACTCACCTCAAAACGTTATTTTTACTAGGCTTAAATTGCCCCTATTTTACTAAATATAAATTCAGACAACTTGAAGGATTTGGCAGCTTGTCCGGCATAAAGTATGAAAAGGCAAAAGCATTGATCATGGAGCGCGCTTTATAG
- a CDS encoding anhydro-N-acetylmuramic acid kinase yields MKADIIKLATIAEKKTKYILGLMSGTSLDGLDIALCKIEGVGKNTQLTVEQFTTVEYNSSQKQLLSDHASKSQVNLKTLCQLNAWLGELYASLINNALAEWQVAADTVDLIASHGQTLYHCPNKAFADLEKLNSTLQIVDADIIATKTNIITIADFRQKHIAKGYEGAPLVQYGDYLLYSGTTIDRVLLNIGGISNLTYLPKNCALTQSMSSDIGPGNTLVDQYCRHVLGLPFDENGAIASSGKIQLPFLEALLSHEFFNKPLPKSTGQELFNQTFVHHALDGKDYNHEDIITTLTEFTAITVANAVNELGTTELELYVSGGGIHNVFLMARIESHLNNRVLIKDFSQLGINPDAKEAALFALLANETVSGDRDALPFSMGKISLPT; encoded by the coding sequence ATGAAAGCAGATATTATTAAACTCGCCACAATCGCGGAAAAAAAGACCAAATATATACTCGGACTAATGAGCGGTACCTCATTAGATGGATTAGATATCGCGTTATGTAAAATTGAAGGTGTAGGAAAAAATACACAGCTAACGGTCGAACAGTTTACCACTGTAGAATACAACTCTTCCCAAAAGCAGCTTCTCAGTGATCATGCGTCTAAATCTCAGGTAAATCTTAAAACGTTATGTCAATTAAATGCGTGGCTCGGCGAGTTGTACGCAAGTCTAATCAATAATGCTTTGGCAGAGTGGCAAGTTGCAGCTGACACTGTTGATTTAATAGCGAGTCATGGACAAACACTTTACCACTGTCCGAATAAAGCCTTTGCAGACTTAGAAAAATTAAATAGCACATTGCAGATCGTTGACGCCGATATTATTGCGACAAAAACGAACATCATCACCATCGCTGACTTTAGACAAAAGCATATCGCCAAAGGATATGAGGGAGCTCCTCTCGTGCAATATGGTGACTATCTATTATATTCAGGCACCACTATCGATAGGGTTCTGCTCAATATCGGCGGTATTTCAAACCTTACTTATTTACCAAAAAATTGTGCACTAACGCAGAGTATGAGCAGTGACATCGGTCCAGGAAACACATTAGTAGACCAATATTGTCGCCACGTATTAGGGCTGCCATTCGATGAAAATGGTGCGATTGCGTCAAGTGGCAAAATTCAATTGCCATTTCTCGAAGCCTTACTGTCACACGAATTCTTTAATAAGCCACTTCCAAAATCAACTGGACAAGAGTTATTTAATCAAACCTTCGTGCATCATGCATTGGACGGAAAAGATTATAATCATGAAGATATCATCACAACACTGACCGAATTCACAGCTATCACTGTCGCAAATGCTGTGAACGAGCTTGGTACAACTGAATTAGAGCTATATGTTAGCGGAGGTGGAATTCATAATGTGTTTTTAATGGCGCGAATTGAAAGCCATTTGAATAACCGTGTTTTAATCAAGGATTTCTCACAACTGGGTATAAACCCTGATGCCAAAGAGGCTGCTTTATTTGCCCTACTTGCGAATGAAACCGTTTCAGGTGATCGCGATGCGCTGCCTTTTTCTATGGGTAAGATTTCATTACCAACATAG
- a CDS encoding lytic polysaccharide monooxygenase: MNSLHRKYALGLFGATSALLSSAVSAHGFMDFPKARQAICQAQGGYWWPDDGSNIPNLACRAAFLDSGHFQFVQEHEFSTNTADYNNLEAVKANIPNGTLCSAGDPNKSGMSVVSPHWQRTVVEPNAQNKLAISFRATTPHNPSFWQFFLSKPNYDGDTSPLTWNDLELINEFGNIDFVVDPEGKRFYKMEIDIPQGREGNAVLYTRWQRFDVAGEGFYNCSDITITSTGTPPEWVSSGYFLKQGQDATAGDNVWFRTFDKSGNELISHNLNVTSTNVSTWQAELAHYLNSNYGNKVNIGIKQTDGSIAFDANTLLANEVFLPNAAYTSNLSIVKGGDNTAPTVNPISNQSIAENSQATVHAHAFDDQNDPLTFIWSIPAPLSFSGEGDTISISTPEVTADQTFQAELNVTDGKASTTTRFSITVQDSTNNQYPAWNSTTTYVAGDRVTHQQKMYEAKWWTQGEEPGASDVWKAI, from the coding sequence ATGAATAGTTTACACCGTAAATATGCGCTTGGTCTCTTTGGCGCAACCTCAGCTTTGCTTTCAAGCGCAGTTTCAGCTCATGGTTTTATGGACTTTCCCAAAGCAAGGCAGGCGATCTGTCAAGCGCAAGGAGGTTATTGGTGGCCGGATGATGGCTCAAATATCCCAAACCTAGCCTGTCGAGCAGCTTTTCTAGACTCTGGACATTTTCAGTTTGTGCAAGAACATGAGTTTTCAACCAATACCGCTGACTACAACAATCTAGAGGCGGTAAAAGCGAATATACCTAATGGCACACTTTGCTCAGCTGGCGACCCTAACAAAAGTGGCATGAGTGTTGTTTCACCACACTGGCAGCGTACAGTTGTCGAGCCAAACGCTCAAAATAAACTTGCAATTAGCTTTAGGGCGACAACCCCCCATAACCCCAGTTTTTGGCAGTTTTTCCTGTCAAAGCCAAACTACGATGGCGATACATCTCCGCTGACTTGGAATGATTTAGAGCTCATTAATGAATTTGGAAATATTGATTTCGTCGTGGATCCTGAAGGTAAACGCTTCTATAAAATGGAAATAGATATACCGCAAGGCCGTGAGGGCAATGCAGTTTTATATACCCGTTGGCAGCGGTTTGATGTCGCAGGAGAGGGATTTTACAATTGCTCCGATATCACAATAACCTCAACTGGCACGCCACCAGAATGGGTGAGCAGCGGCTATTTCTTGAAGCAAGGGCAAGATGCTACAGCCGGTGACAACGTTTGGTTTAGGACTTTTGACAAATCTGGTAATGAATTAATTAGCCATAACCTCAATGTAACCTCCACTAATGTATCAACATGGCAAGCTGAGTTAGCACATTATCTTAATAGCAATTACGGAAATAAGGTCAACATCGGTATCAAGCAAACAGACGGTTCAATTGCGTTTGATGCAAACACCTTATTAGCAAACGAAGTATTTTTGCCAAATGCCGCTTACACTAGCAACCTTAGCATTGTGAAAGGTGGAGACAACACCGCACCGACGGTAAATCCAATTTCTAACCAAAGCATCGCAGAAAATAGCCAAGCGACAGTACATGCACATGCGTTTGATGACCAAAATGACCCACTAACATTCATTTGGAGTATTCCTGCACCGCTTAGCTTTAGTGGCGAAGGTGACACGATTTCCATCTCAACACCTGAAGTGACAGCTGATCAAACCTTTCAGGCTGAACTTAATGTCACTGATGGCAAGGCGAGCACGACCACACGTTTCTCAATTACCGTTCAAGATAGCACCAATAACCAATACCCAGCTTGGAATAGTACAACTACCTATGTCGCAGGCGACAGAGTAACGCATCAACAGAAAATGTATGAAGCCAAGTGGTGGACGCAGGGAGAAGAGCCCGGCGCATCCGATGTTTGGAAAGCAATTTAA
- a CDS encoding glycosyl hydrolase family 18 protein, whose amino-acid sequence MKLNKITSYIGLALLSGGALAAPSTPTLDWQPQQYSFVEVNVDGLGSYKQLVKAKDVVDISIKWNAWSGSGGDNYKVYFDDLLVNQGTLAPGTKSGVVQFPYTKSGRHQLYLELCEGTVCARSAGKEIVIADTDGAHLAPLPMNVDPNNRNNGTIPGRVTGAYFVEWGIYGRNYDVTKIPAHNLSHILYGFIPICGPNESLKSIENGNSWRALQTACADSQDYEVVIHDPWAAVQKSMPGVDAKDPIRGVYSQLMALKQRYPDLKILPSVGGWTLSDPFHGFTNKANRDTFVASVKQFLKTWKFYDGVDIDWEFPGGDGPNPDLGDPINDGPAYVALMQELRAMLDELEAETGRQYELTSAIGAGYDKIEDVDYQAAQQYMDYIFAMTYDFYGAWNNETGHQTGIYCGSHLSTDECNGTGVDGNGVPRKGPAYTGDHAIQLLLQQGVQPSKLVMGVAMYGRGWEGVLDANATIPGNPMTAPGNGPLTGSTTEGVWEPGIMDYKAIAANAVGQSGSGVNGYEVGYDEQAQAAYVWNRSNGKLITYDSPRSVIAKGQYANTHQLAGLFGWEIDADNGDILNAMYDGLTAGEIPNRAPSIGVSGPINVTSGQVVNVDAQASDLDNDPLTYSWVAAPGLALSANNTAAVAVTAPSVTQQTSYDLTVTVNDGALSTTKTIVVVVNPEGANAAPVVTPVSDLAVNEGASATVNVSATDPEGAALSYSWSAPAELSVVANGSSATITAANVTADTTVPVTVTVSDGVNAVDTTFNVTIKDGGAQYPTWDRSTVYVGGDRVIHNGNVFEAKWWTQGEEPGTADVWKTVTN is encoded by the coding sequence ATGAAACTTAATAAAATAACCAGCTATATAGGACTTGCCTTACTGAGTGGCGGGGCACTTGCAGCCCCTTCTACACCAACATTAGATTGGCAGCCACAACAGTATTCGTTCGTTGAAGTTAACGTCGATGGGCTTGGCTCTTACAAGCAACTGGTAAAAGCCAAAGACGTTGTCGATATTAGCATCAAATGGAATGCATGGAGTGGCTCAGGCGGCGATAACTATAAAGTATACTTTGATGATCTACTCGTAAATCAAGGTACGCTTGCCCCAGGTACTAAAAGCGGAGTTGTACAATTTCCCTACACTAAATCTGGTCGCCATCAGCTTTATTTAGAACTGTGTGAAGGTACCGTATGTGCAAGAAGCGCAGGGAAAGAAATCGTCATTGCCGACACAGACGGTGCACATCTAGCGCCACTTCCTATGAATGTAGACCCTAATAACCGTAATAACGGTACAATACCAGGCCGTGTAACGGGTGCATATTTCGTTGAATGGGGCATTTATGGCCGTAACTACGACGTAACTAAGATCCCAGCTCATAACCTATCGCACATTTTATATGGCTTTATTCCGATTTGTGGTCCTAACGAGTCACTCAAATCCATTGAAAATGGTAATAGTTGGAGAGCACTCCAAACCGCATGTGCTGACTCTCAAGATTACGAAGTCGTCATTCACGACCCTTGGGCAGCAGTGCAAAAATCTATGCCTGGGGTGGACGCAAAGGATCCTATTCGCGGTGTTTATTCTCAATTAATGGCGCTAAAGCAACGTTATCCGGACCTTAAAATTCTCCCTTCAGTAGGTGGTTGGACGCTATCAGATCCATTCCATGGCTTTACAAACAAAGCAAACCGCGACACTTTCGTTGCGTCTGTAAAACAATTCCTTAAAACGTGGAAGTTTTATGACGGTGTAGATATCGATTGGGAATTCCCCGGTGGTGATGGTCCAAACCCAGATTTAGGCGATCCAATTAACGACGGTCCAGCATATGTGGCGCTAATGCAAGAGCTTCGTGCAATGTTAGACGAGTTAGAAGCTGAAACCGGACGTCAATATGAGCTCACTTCTGCAATAGGTGCAGGTTATGACAAGATTGAAGATGTAGATTACCAAGCTGCTCAGCAGTATATGGATTATATCTTTGCGATGACCTATGACTTCTATGGCGCTTGGAACAATGAAACGGGTCATCAAACCGGTATCTATTGTGGCTCTCATCTCAGCACAGATGAATGTAACGGTACAGGCGTTGACGGCAATGGTGTGCCACGTAAAGGCCCAGCATACACTGGCGACCATGCAATTCAATTGCTACTTCAACAAGGTGTGCAGCCCTCTAAGCTCGTTATGGGCGTTGCAATGTACGGCCGTGGCTGGGAAGGTGTGCTAGATGCAAATGCAACCATTCCTGGTAATCCGATGACTGCACCGGGCAATGGCCCATTGACAGGTTCCACCACTGAAGGCGTGTGGGAACCAGGCATTATGGATTATAAAGCAATTGCAGCGAACGCTGTAGGCCAAAGTGGTTCAGGTGTCAATGGTTATGAAGTGGGCTATGATGAGCAAGCACAAGCAGCATATGTTTGGAACAGAAGTAACGGTAAACTCATCACTTACGATAGCCCACGCAGTGTTATCGCAAAAGGTCAGTATGCAAACACTCATCAACTAGCTGGTTTATTTGGTTGGGAAATTGACGCTGATAATGGCGACATTCTAAATGCAATGTATGATGGTCTTACAGCAGGTGAGATCCCTAATCGTGCTCCATCTATTGGAGTTTCAGGACCAATCAATGTGACCTCAGGTCAGGTCGTGAATGTCGATGCGCAAGCAAGCGATTTAGACAATGATCCGTTAACCTATTCATGGGTTGCTGCGCCGGGGCTGGCTTTATCTGCTAACAACACGGCAGCTGTGGCTGTAACTGCTCCTTCAGTCACTCAACAGACAAGCTACGACTTGACTGTAACGGTCAATGACGGCGCGTTATCAACAACCAAAACAATCGTTGTTGTTGTAAACCCAGAAGGTGCAAATGCAGCGCCTGTCGTTACACCGGTTTCAGATCTAGCGGTTAACGAAGGGGCCTCGGCTACCGTCAATGTATCAGCAACTGACCCTGAAGGCGCAGCGCTTAGTTATAGCTGGAGTGCACCAGCCGAGCTGAGCGTAGTAGCAAATGGTAGCTCAGCGACTATTACTGCTGCAAATGTCACTGCCGACACAACCGTCCCCGTGACAGTTACCGTATCAGACGGGGTTAATGCCGTTGATACAACATTTAATGTCACAATTAAAGACGGTGGCGCCCAATATCCTACTTGGGATCGATCGACAGTTTATGTCGGTGGCGACCGAGTAATTCATAACGGTAATGTCTTTGAAGCAAAGTGGTGGACTCAAGGCGAAGAACCAGGAACCGCTGATGTATGGAAGACAGTAACTAACTAA
- a CDS encoding glycosyl hydrolase family 18 protein translates to MKQHVKTLKLSQMASLLGAILCANSYAYNCDGLPEWSQNSAYNGGAQVQKFQQAFEAKWWTQADPVTHSGQWDDWKKLGDCDSVVTNAPPTVQSLLPADGSAFNENDSVAISVNATDSDGQVAQVEFFVDGTSVGIDTTATGDNFSFNWSATAGTHAISVVATDDKQAVSNTLITNIIVNTTGNQLPTANLSLGGGNNLIINQPVDIVLDGSDPDGSIAKLTLLINDQVAFESATAPAQHTWTPTQLGTVTLKLVVEDNTGATAESILNANVVETPPVVNSCVPHGLYQTPNTSPNYCDIYDENGREKMGTDHPRRVIGYFTSWRTGKNGQPSYLVDDIPWDKITHINYAFAHVDANNKVSIGNPTAPNNAATNMTWPGVAGAEMDPSLPYTGHFNLLNKFKKQHPDVKTLISVGGWAETGGYFDETGKRVASGGFYTMTTNADGSVNHAGIDAFVASSVEFIRKYNFDGVDIDYEYPSSMNDSGHPDDFAISNPRRAALNASYQVLMKKLREALDQAGQQDNTHYLLTIASPSSGYLLRGMETFQVTKYLDYVNIMSYDLHGAWNQHVGHNASLFDTGEDSELKQWNVYGTKEFEGIGYLNTDWAVKYFRGSVSAGRINIGIPYYTRGFRDVTGGTNGLWGQAALPNQADCPPGTGSGEKNKCGNGAVGIDNLWHDKNDVGLEVPAGSNPLWHVKNLQNGVLGSYLSDYGLDPVNNPEHQISGTYARHYDSVAVAPWLWNATKNVFLSIEDEESMAAKVDYVINQELGGIMFWELAGDFDYDVSKNEYFMGSSLTSLAYNKFNQSGTPYSVKQGNKTFVKPASAVDVTFVAKDFPAGDANYPIAPTFAFTNNSAIDLSGAKISFDVPVATSAIFKSNWNAQEKLGMAVDVNGSNAAGNNIGGFENEFHRFSITLVNEWGGTPKSFAPGETINAQVMYYMPISGPVNFVVEKDGNRYAFSSEYNDLPIATPGTGPTDPVTSCKGTPISQIVVYPNLPQGTHAAQGDLIVEGNAVYEAKWWSNKQPSVSSDYTKVCNL, encoded by the coding sequence ATGAAACAACATGTAAAGACCCTTAAATTATCGCAAATGGCTTCGCTCCTCGGAGCCATTTTATGCGCTAACTCATATGCTTACAATTGTGATGGCTTACCTGAATGGTCACAAAATTCGGCATATAATGGCGGCGCTCAAGTACAAAAATTTCAACAAGCTTTTGAAGCGAAATGGTGGACTCAGGCTGATCCAGTTACCCATTCTGGACAGTGGGATGATTGGAAAAAATTGGGCGACTGTGACAGCGTTGTCACTAACGCACCACCCACAGTACAGAGCTTACTTCCAGCTGACGGCAGCGCTTTTAATGAAAATGACAGCGTTGCCATTTCTGTAAATGCAACAGATAGCGATGGCCAAGTAGCGCAGGTAGAGTTTTTTGTAGATGGCACGTCAGTTGGTATTGATACCACAGCGACAGGTGATAATTTTTCATTTAACTGGTCAGCAACCGCTGGAACACACGCAATTTCAGTAGTTGCAACAGATGACAAGCAAGCTGTGTCCAACACATTAATAACCAATATTATCGTTAATACGACAGGAAATCAGTTACCTACAGCAAACCTTTCGTTAGGCGGAGGTAATAATCTGATTATTAATCAGCCTGTAGACATCGTTCTTGATGGTTCAGATCCAGACGGCTCAATAGCAAAACTAACACTGCTTATTAACGACCAAGTCGCATTTGAAAGTGCAACAGCACCAGCTCAGCATACTTGGACACCAACGCAACTGGGCACCGTAACATTAAAGCTTGTTGTTGAAGATAATACCGGTGCGACAGCAGAGAGCATACTCAATGCAAATGTGGTTGAAACACCGCCAGTTGTAAACAGCTGTGTTCCGCATGGTCTTTATCAGACCCCCAACACATCGCCTAACTACTGTGATATTTACGACGAAAATGGCCGCGAGAAAATGGGTACCGATCACCCTAGACGCGTCATCGGTTACTTTACCAGCTGGAGGACAGGTAAGAATGGTCAACCGAGCTACTTAGTTGATGATATTCCATGGGATAAGATCACCCACATCAATTATGCTTTCGCGCACGTTGATGCCAATAACAAGGTTTCAATAGGCAATCCAACTGCTCCTAACAATGCAGCGACGAATATGACTTGGCCAGGGGTTGCTGGTGCAGAGATGGATCCATCTCTTCCTTATACCGGTCACTTTAACTTGCTGAACAAATTTAAGAAACAGCATCCTGATGTTAAAACCTTGATCTCGGTCGGCGGTTGGGCTGAAACTGGTGGCTACTTTGACGAAACAGGTAAGCGAGTTGCCAGCGGCGGTTTCTATACGATGACGACCAATGCAGATGGCAGCGTGAATCACGCAGGTATTGATGCGTTCGTAGCAAGTTCAGTTGAATTTATCCGTAAATACAACTTTGATGGTGTCGATATCGACTATGAATACCCATCTTCTATGAATGACTCTGGTCACCCCGATGATTTTGCGATATCAAACCCTCGTCGAGCAGCATTGAATGCTTCTTATCAAGTGTTAATGAAAAAACTGAGAGAAGCATTAGATCAAGCAGGCCAACAAGACAATACTCACTATCTATTGACGATCGCATCACCATCTTCTGGTTACCTTCTACGTGGTATGGAGACATTCCAAGTCACTAAGTATCTAGATTACGTCAATATCATGTCTTATGACTTACACGGAGCTTGGAACCAGCACGTTGGCCATAACGCATCGCTATTCGACACCGGCGAAGATTCCGAGCTCAAACAGTGGAATGTGTACGGCACCAAAGAGTTTGAGGGAATTGGTTACCTTAATACCGATTGGGCGGTCAAATATTTCAGAGGCTCTGTCTCTGCAGGACGCATCAACATCGGTATCCCTTATTATACTCGCGGCTTTAGAGATGTAACAGGCGGTACAAATGGGTTGTGGGGGCAAGCTGCATTACCTAACCAAGCAGATTGTCCTCCGGGAACTGGCAGCGGTGAAAAGAACAAGTGCGGTAATGGTGCAGTGGGTATCGATAACTTGTGGCACGACAAGAACGACGTTGGCTTAGAAGTACCGGCAGGTTCTAACCCTCTTTGGCATGTTAAAAACCTCCAAAATGGCGTGTTAGGAAGTTACCTAAGTGATTATGGACTAGACCCAGTTAACAACCCAGAGCATCAGATTAGCGGTACTTATGCACGCCACTATGATTCCGTAGCGGTTGCTCCTTGGCTCTGGAACGCCACCAAGAATGTTTTCTTATCCATTGAAGATGAAGAGTCAATGGCCGCCAAAGTCGACTATGTCATAAACCAAGAACTAGGCGGTATCATGTTCTGGGAGCTTGCTGGTGACTTCGATTATGATGTGAGCAAGAATGAATATTTCATGGGTTCATCGCTAACAAGCTTAGCCTACAACAAGTTTAACCAAAGTGGCACGCCATACTCTGTTAAACAAGGAAATAAGACCTTTGTAAAACCTGCTTCGGCGGTTGATGTCACATTCGTTGCTAAAGATTTCCCAGCTGGAGATGCTAACTATCCAATTGCACCAACTTTTGCTTTTACCAACAACTCAGCGATAGATTTGAGTGGCGCGAAAATTTCGTTTGATGTTCCTGTTGCAACATCGGCCATTTTTAAATCTAACTGGAATGCACAAGAAAAGCTTGGTATGGCAGTGGACGTAAATGGCTCAAATGCTGCGGGTAATAATATTGGCGGCTTCGAAAACGAATTCCACCGATTCTCAATCACGCTTGTGAACGAGTGGGGTGGTACGCCTAAGTCTTTTGCTCCCGGCGAAACCATCAATGCCCAAGTCATGTACTACATGCCGATTTCTGGCCCCGTTAACTTTGTGGTTGAAAAAGACGGTAATCGCTATGCATTTTCCAGTGAATATAACGACCTACCAATCGCAACACCTGGCACAGGGCCTACAGATCCGGTAACTAGCTGTAAAGGTACACCTATCAGTCAAATAGTGGTTTACCCGAACTTGCCACAGGGCACACATGCTGCTCAAGGTGATTTAATTGTTGAAGGAAACGCAGTGTATGAAGCTAAATGGTGGAGCAATAAGCAACCATCAGTCAGTAGCGACTATACCAAGGTTTGCAACTTGTAA
- a CDS encoding substrate-binding periplasmic protein, with protein MLIRLSVLLFVLVFPKSYASDCADQSSLKIGIGSSWPPFVMYGTRPYGIDVDITRAVFERAGFCIEFIQLPSSARGITELEKGLIDVLPSASFSVDRAKIAYFSSPYRREKMRLFANKEIDLDSNLIELFSAGYTFTANPGAYYGEEVKQIKKIDWYDKRLFEIASLDRRIEMVAKNRVDFLIEDEDAGYYYINKLGYQSIQLHPYVVNDNAIHFMLGRHAFKRSEIERVNEAITNLNGTIANISEKYRKDSG; from the coding sequence GTGCTTATTCGTCTATCCGTTTTATTATTCGTTTTAGTTTTTCCAAAAAGCTACGCTTCCGACTGCGCGGATCAGTCATCCCTAAAAATCGGCATTGGCTCTAGCTGGCCGCCTTTTGTTATGTATGGCACTCGTCCTTATGGCATAGACGTAGATATCACTAGAGCAGTGTTTGAACGCGCCGGGTTTTGTATCGAGTTCATTCAACTTCCTTCATCGGCACGTGGGATCACCGAGCTTGAGAAGGGCTTAATTGATGTCCTGCCATCCGCAAGTTTTAGTGTTGATAGAGCAAAAATCGCTTACTTTTCCTCGCCATATCGGCGTGAAAAAATGCGCTTGTTTGCTAACAAGGAAATAGATCTCGATAGCAACTTAATCGAGTTGTTTTCTGCAGGTTATACATTCACGGCTAATCCCGGAGCCTACTATGGTGAGGAAGTGAAACAAATAAAAAAAATCGATTGGTACGACAAGCGGTTGTTTGAAATCGCAAGCTTAGACAGACGAATAGAAATGGTGGCTAAAAACCGCGTCGATTTTCTGATTGAAGATGAAGACGCAGGCTACTACTATATCAACAAGCTAGGCTATCAAAGCATTCAGTTACACCCTTATGTAGTTAACGATAACGCTATACATTTTATGCTTGGACGTCATGCATTTAAGCGTAGTGAAATTGAGCGCGTCAATGAAGCGATCACCAATTTAAATGGCACAATAGCGAATATCTCAGAAAAATATAGAAAAGATTCAGGATGA